One window from the genome of Anopheles merus strain MAF chromosome 3R, AmerM5.1, whole genome shotgun sequence encodes:
- the LOC121597358 gene encoding apical junction molecule isoform X3 translates to MDASNIVGDDIDTKDRWWERPSVIYAVNLPRVTAQLEKLMGTNVVRLTDRKYMQELQRRIQEDYNVTLEKRISEREHREWQRQKQLILDGKYSLENCPRSLIPLHSIVLAKEIERERNLILSGAGDSIPEEMTSSVFLVNQKTNVNILNKREKLKTIREKNAERLIKQGHRWERERQQMEEQSREREIERRTKREALLEQEKLYMIEENDRSLNLLRMKTKKGPSRDMNLRSMLMLQREELGRTIQKRDFDMKDDRSGLGMEMEGGKGDRRRHRRGARKQRPMQRQNEVHEYQESSSPEEGYISMNNADTPEDLETSIAIKVGKGASKDSGDESEAEQDSDQAAVDEALVEQPNDANEGNDEEVAAEVDALEQQLGQQELTEVELEAAEEARLREELDKTLMEKKKARQVRNEDPKITKLKEADTVSDIYNVADEIIVLEKKKTKKGFGK, encoded by the exons ATGGACGCTTCG AACATCGTTGGCGATGACATTGACACCAAGGATCGCTGGTGGGAACGACCAAGTGTTATCTATGC TGTGAACCTGCCGAGAGTAACCGCACAACTGGAGAAGTTGATGGGAACAAATGTGGTCCGGCTGACGGATCGCAAATACATGCAGGAGCTGCAGCGCCGCATCCAGGAGGACTACAATGTCACGCTGGAGAAGCGCATCAGCGAACGGGAG CACCGAGAATGGCAACGGCAGAAGCAACTGATCCTGGACGGCAAGTATAGCCTGGAAAACTGTCCCCGGTCTTTAATTCCACTGCACAGTATCGTGCTG GCGAAAGAAATCGAGCGTGAGCGCAACCTGATCCTGTCCGGTGCGGGCGACAGCATACCGGAGGAGATGACCAGCTCGGTCTTTCTGGTGAACCAGAAAACGAACGTCAACATCCTGAACAAGCGGGAAAAG CTGAAAACGATCCGTGAGAAAAATGCGGAACGTTTGATCAAACAGGGCCACCGCTGGGAGCGGGAACGGCAGCAGATGGAGGAGCAGAGCCGCGAGCGCGAGATCGAACGGCGCACCAAGCGCGAGGCACTGCTCGAGCAGGAAAAGCTGTACATGATCGAGGAAAACGATCGCTCGCTGAACCTGCTGCGCATGAAGACGAAGAAGGGCCCGTCGCGCGACATGAACCTGCGCTCGATGCTGATGCTGCAGCGGGAAGAGCTGGGCCGGACGATACAGAAGCGCGACTTCGACATGAAGGACGACCGGTCCGGGCTGGGGATGGAGATGGAAGGCGGGAAGGGCGATCGACGGCGGCATCGACGGGGCGCTCGCAAGCAGCGACCGATGCAGCGACAGAACGAGGTGCACGAGTACCAGGAGTCTTCCTCGCCGGAGGAGGGCTACATCTCGATGAACAATGCCGACACGCCCGAAGATCTGGAGACGTCGATCGCGATCAAGGTGGGCAAAGGGGCGAGCAAGGATTCGGGCGACGAATCGGAAGCGGAGCAGGACTCGGACCAGGCGGCAGTGGACGAGGCGTTGGTGGAGCAGCCAAACGATGCGAACGAAGGGAACGATGAGGAGGTGGCTGCTGAGGTCGATGCACTGGAGCAGCAGCTGGGGCAGCAGGAGCTGACCGAGGTGGAGCTGGAAGCGGCCGAAGAGGCACGGCTACGGGAGGAGCTGGACAAAACGCTGATGGAAAAGAAGAAGGCGCGGCAGGTGCGGAACGAGGACCCGAAGATTACCAAGCTAAAGGAGGCAGAT ACTGTGTCAGACATTTATAACGTAGCCGATGAGATCATCGTgctggagaagaagaagacgaagaaaggGTTCGGCAAGTGA
- the LOC121596569 gene encoding adult cuticle protein 1-like: protein MKCIAVLVLAATALIAEGSVIPLALAPGYAFALPAGLTVPGATVIQSNPPPTVVHALPAPVAVDVNGTPTLLLAPSPLGPTVVALAPAPGATAVSATRGAVHVAPLPGHSVSQTQLNLAPAPGSE from the exons ATGAAG TGCATCGCAGTTCTCGTGCTTGCCGCGACCGCGCTGATCGCTGAAGGATCAGTAATTCCGCTTGCTCTTGCACCGGGATATGCGTTCGCGCTCCCTGCAGGACTTACCGTTCCCGGTGCAACCGTGATCCAGTCTAACCCACCGCCAACGGTCGTCCATGCCCTGCCGGCACCGGTTGCGGTAGATGTCAACGGAACGCCTACCCTTCTGCTGGCACCATCTCCCCTCGGACCGACCGTTGTTGCGCTTGCTCCAGCACCGGGAGCGACAGCCGTTTCGGCAACGCGTGGCGCTGTTCACGTGGCCCCACTGCCAGGACATTCCGTGTCGCAGACGCAGCTGAACCTGGCCCCTGCTCCAGGATCCGAATAG
- the LOC121597019 gene encoding uncharacterized protein LOC121597019: MSRLLMCTGICVLLLLSTGSVVWGYDGTAPYTVHRPLETLFRGGVTGPKPGLNGSGPHAAHDSHGSLASEQQQQQHQQSQRQPLAGGAGLPEHRMAGFVHRMVEPGGSPAAGGHHHWHVDQRPSEAFGVGPLPAFQRALPAIDIGGQGGVDDFIGHGGPPPLDIPQEPQVLDPADNEIGDNPLLLAALGAISGPRVVDHEEAAPSHHHHPQPTGRMMESIDLIREQLERIKQEEDIEIKSNLLMKLLTELPEGPLPIVYIEDAAGKAGSVRRTQVDGDDTTDGSDAALEDDDDAEDDEEGFGEEDGPLGDGGRMRTQQLTPNGGKRSGRYYRRYPWKRQNARSRTYDAEARYLCVPSREDVFKLLVGLHENRIGNHQKTVNFCNRKRPAKAIFTNIRFLG, translated from the exons ATGTCACGGCTGTTGATGTGCACCGGTatctgtgtgctgctgctactcagCACCGGTTCCGTCGTGTGGGGCTACGACGGTACCGCCCCGTACACCGTGCACCGTCCGCTCGAAACACTGTTCCGGGGTGGAGTCACCGGGCCGAAGCCCGGGCTAAACGGCAGCGGTCCACACGCTGCCCACGATTCTCACGGTTCATTAGccagcgagcagcagcagcagcagcatcagcagtcGCAACGGCAACCGTTGGCAGGCGGGGCTGGGCTGCCAGAGCATCGGATGGCCGGTTTCGTGCATCGGATGGTGGAGCCAGGAGGGTCACCGGCAGCCGGTGGCCATCATCATTGGCACGTGGATCAAAGGCCGTCGGAAGCGTTCGGTGTCGGACCGCTGCCAGCATTCCAGCGTGCCCTTCCGGCAATCGATATCGGCGGACAGGGCGGTGTGGATG ATTTCATTGGCCACGGGGGACCACCGCCGCTGGACATACCGCAGGAGCCGCAGGTCCTCGACCCGGCCGACAACGAGATCGGCGACAATCCGCTGCTGCTAGCCGCACTCGGCGCCATTAGTGGACCGCGGGTGGTCGACCACGAAGAGGCGGCTCcctcccaccaccaccacccccagcCGACCGGGCGCATGATGGAAAGCATCGATCTGATCCGGGAGCAGCTGGAGCGCATCAAGCAGGAGGAGGACATCGAAATCAAATCGAATCTGCTGATGAAGCTGCTGACGGAATTGCCCGAGGGACCGCTGCCGATTGTCTACATCGAGGATGCGGCCGGCAAGGCGGGCTCGGTGCGACGCACGCAAGTCGACGGAGATGACACAACCGACGGCAGCGACGCCGCGCTGGAAGACGATGACGATGccgaggacgacgaggagggCTTTGGCGAGGAGGATGGACCGCTGGGTGATGGCGGTCGGATGCGGACGCAGCAGCTCACGCCGAACGGTGGCAAACGGTCCGGACGGTACTACAGGCGCTATCCCTGGAAGCGTCAGAACGCACGCAGCCGAAC CTACGATGCCGAAGCCCGCTACCTGTGCGTCCCGAGCCGTGAGGACGTGTTCAAGCTGCTCGTCGGGCTGCACGAAAACCGAATCGGCAACCACCAGAAGACGGTCAACTTCTGCAACCGAAAGCGTCCGGCCAAAGCCATCTTCACAAACATCCGCTTCCTGGGCTAA
- the LOC121596628 gene encoding transcription factor SFL2-like, producing MKVLIAAVSVLALASAQQLIDPSYYNEGLVQYNDWQPIVGPNVVNPYAVPQLLPAQQYPFVQPVPAAQLPPVPVPFPAQYPLPYAGQYPFQLPIQVPQPQVPQQQQLLPGLVVPPYANVQQVGAPQVQVVRHGLPHSDATAVSYSSLNYGNNNNAQPAVLPTPPAVVAAPAPSSGVNSGSAGPVTSGASGATVVKDIATFGTEYGTGADKSPVARYEAINAGSVHVAPLPGHTVDQKLIAPGTTEQKL from the exons ATGAAG GTTCTGATAGCAGCAGTGTCTGTTCTAGCACTTGCCAGTGCTCAACAGTTGATCGATCCGTCGTACTACAACGAAGGTTTGGTGCAGTACAACGACTGGCAGCCCATCGTTGGCCCGAATGTAGTGAATCCATACGCCGTTCCGCAGCTCCTACCAGCTCAGCAGTATCCATTTGTCCAGCCTGTACCGGCCGCACAGCTTCCACCAGTTCCTGTGCCATTCCCAGCTCAATATCCGCTACCGTATGCTGGCCAGTATCCTTTCCAGCTCCCGATTCAGGTGCCTCAACCGCAAGTGcctcaacagcaacaactgcTGCCAGGACTGGTTGTACCTCCGTACGCCAACGTACAGCAAGTCGGTGCCCCTCAAGTGCAGGTCGTACGCCACGGACTTCCACACTCGGATGCGACAGCCGTTTCTTACTCCTCGCTAAACTAcggtaacaacaacaatgccCAGCCAGCGGTACTCCCAACGCCACCAGCGGTCGTCGCAGCTCCAGCGCCATCTAGCGGTGTGAACAGCGGATCGGCTGGCCCAGTAACGTCCGGTGCAAGTGGTGCGACAGTGGTGAAGGACATTGCCACCTTCGGCACGGAGTATGGTACTGGGGCGGACAAGTCACCGGTCGCGCGGTACGAGGCCATTAACGCCGGCTCGGTACACGTTGCACCGCTGCCGGGACACACCGTCGACCAGAAGCTGATCGCACCCGGCACCACCGAACAGAAGCTGTAG
- the LOC121597358 gene encoding apical junction molecule isoform X2 — translation MDASVRAGGTDMNIVGDDIDTKDRWWERPSVIYAVNLPRVTAQLEKLMGTNVVRLTDRKYMQELQRRIQEDYNVTLEKRISEREHREWQRQKQLILDGKYSLENCPRSLIPLHSIVLAKEIERERNLILSGAGDSIPEEMTSSVFLVNQKTNVNILNKREKLKTIREKNAERLIKQGHRWERERQQMEEQSREREIERRTKREALLEQEKLYMIEENDRSLNLLRMKTKKGPSRDMNLRSMLMLQREELGRTIQKRDFDMKDDRSGLGMEMEGGKGDRRRHRRGARKQRPMQRQNEVHEYQESSSPEEGYISMNNADTPEDLETSIAIKVGKGASKDSGDESEAEQDSDQAAVDEALVEQPNDANEGNDEEVAAEVDALEQQLGQQELTEVELEAAEEARLREELDKTLMEKKKARQVRNEDPKITKLKEADTVSDIYNVADEIIVLEKKKTKKGFGK, via the exons ATGGACGCTTCGGTAAGAGCGGGTGGTACCGATATG AACATCGTTGGCGATGACATTGACACCAAGGATCGCTGGTGGGAACGACCAAGTGTTATCTATGC TGTGAACCTGCCGAGAGTAACCGCACAACTGGAGAAGTTGATGGGAACAAATGTGGTCCGGCTGACGGATCGCAAATACATGCAGGAGCTGCAGCGCCGCATCCAGGAGGACTACAATGTCACGCTGGAGAAGCGCATCAGCGAACGGGAG CACCGAGAATGGCAACGGCAGAAGCAACTGATCCTGGACGGCAAGTATAGCCTGGAAAACTGTCCCCGGTCTTTAATTCCACTGCACAGTATCGTGCTG GCGAAAGAAATCGAGCGTGAGCGCAACCTGATCCTGTCCGGTGCGGGCGACAGCATACCGGAGGAGATGACCAGCTCGGTCTTTCTGGTGAACCAGAAAACGAACGTCAACATCCTGAACAAGCGGGAAAAG CTGAAAACGATCCGTGAGAAAAATGCGGAACGTTTGATCAAACAGGGCCACCGCTGGGAGCGGGAACGGCAGCAGATGGAGGAGCAGAGCCGCGAGCGCGAGATCGAACGGCGCACCAAGCGCGAGGCACTGCTCGAGCAGGAAAAGCTGTACATGATCGAGGAAAACGATCGCTCGCTGAACCTGCTGCGCATGAAGACGAAGAAGGGCCCGTCGCGCGACATGAACCTGCGCTCGATGCTGATGCTGCAGCGGGAAGAGCTGGGCCGGACGATACAGAAGCGCGACTTCGACATGAAGGACGACCGGTCCGGGCTGGGGATGGAGATGGAAGGCGGGAAGGGCGATCGACGGCGGCATCGACGGGGCGCTCGCAAGCAGCGACCGATGCAGCGACAGAACGAGGTGCACGAGTACCAGGAGTCTTCCTCGCCGGAGGAGGGCTACATCTCGATGAACAATGCCGACACGCCCGAAGATCTGGAGACGTCGATCGCGATCAAGGTGGGCAAAGGGGCGAGCAAGGATTCGGGCGACGAATCGGAAGCGGAGCAGGACTCGGACCAGGCGGCAGTGGACGAGGCGTTGGTGGAGCAGCCAAACGATGCGAACGAAGGGAACGATGAGGAGGTGGCTGCTGAGGTCGATGCACTGGAGCAGCAGCTGGGGCAGCAGGAGCTGACCGAGGTGGAGCTGGAAGCGGCCGAAGAGGCACGGCTACGGGAGGAGCTGGACAAAACGCTGATGGAAAAGAAGAAGGCGCGGCAGGTGCGGAACGAGGACCCGAAGATTACCAAGCTAAAGGAGGCAGAT ACTGTGTCAGACATTTATAACGTAGCCGATGAGATCATCGTgctggagaagaagaagacgaagaaaggGTTCGGCAAGTGA
- the LOC121597358 gene encoding trichohyalin isoform X1 — protein sequence MNANSFWGTIDQLLGREAQKQSGQDSLKVAGWLSAYAGVRKTAGQGDSDAAGYGSDGFSGLPGRTGSLPSIFPTGNQLIQPDQDGGFNGDGTGPGGTAGTTAGTGRTGANRKKVRFRKSKLRQLYDVDVLPVEYLGPKIEYSVNLPRVTAQLEKLMGTNVVRLTDRKYMQELQRRIQEDYNVTLEKRISEREAKEIERERNLILSGAGDSIPEEMTSSVFLVNQKTNVNILNKREKLKTIREKNAERLIKQGHRWERERQQMEEQSREREIERRTKREALLEQEKLYMIEENDRSLNLLRMKTKKGPSRDMNLRSMLMLQREELGRTIQKRDFDMKDDRSGLGMEMEGGKGDRRRHRRGARKQRPMQRQNEVHEYQESSSPEEGYISMNNADTPEDLETSIAIKVGKGASKDSGDESEAEQDSDQAAVDEALVEQPNDANEGNDEEVAAEVDALEQQLGQQELTEVELEAAEEARLREELDKTLMEKKKARQVRNEDPKITKLKEADTVSDIYNVADEIIVLEKKKTKKGFGK from the exons ATGAATGCAAACAGCTTTTGGGGTACGATCGATCAGCTGCTGGGCCGGGAAGCTCAGAAGCAGAGTGGACAGGACTCGCTGAAGGTAGCGGGTTGGCTTTCCGCGTATGCTGGCGTGCGTAAAACGGCCGGACAGGG CGACAGTGATGCGGCTGGCTACGGCAGCGATGGGTTCAGTGGACTTCCCGGCAGAACCGGCAGCTTGCCATCGATTTTCCCGACCGGCAATCAGCTGATTCAACCCGACCAGGACGGCGGTTTCAACGGGGACGGGACGGGGCCGGGCGGTACTGCCGGTACGACGGCGGGAACGGGCCGGACGGGAGCGAATCGCAAAAAGGTGCGCTTCCGCAAGTCGAAGCTTCGCCAGCTGTACGACGTGGACGTGCTGCCCGTGGAGTACCTGGGACCAAAGATCGAGTACAG TGTGAACCTGCCGAGAGTAACCGCACAACTGGAGAAGTTGATGGGAACAAATGTGGTCCGGCTGACGGATCGCAAATACATGCAGGAGCTGCAGCGCCGCATCCAGGAGGACTACAATGTCACGCTGGAGAAGCGCATCAGCGAACGGGAG GCGAAAGAAATCGAGCGTGAGCGCAACCTGATCCTGTCCGGTGCGGGCGACAGCATACCGGAGGAGATGACCAGCTCGGTCTTTCTGGTGAACCAGAAAACGAACGTCAACATCCTGAACAAGCGGGAAAAG CTGAAAACGATCCGTGAGAAAAATGCGGAACGTTTGATCAAACAGGGCCACCGCTGGGAGCGGGAACGGCAGCAGATGGAGGAGCAGAGCCGCGAGCGCGAGATCGAACGGCGCACCAAGCGCGAGGCACTGCTCGAGCAGGAAAAGCTGTACATGATCGAGGAAAACGATCGCTCGCTGAACCTGCTGCGCATGAAGACGAAGAAGGGCCCGTCGCGCGACATGAACCTGCGCTCGATGCTGATGCTGCAGCGGGAAGAGCTGGGCCGGACGATACAGAAGCGCGACTTCGACATGAAGGACGACCGGTCCGGGCTGGGGATGGAGATGGAAGGCGGGAAGGGCGATCGACGGCGGCATCGACGGGGCGCTCGCAAGCAGCGACCGATGCAGCGACAGAACGAGGTGCACGAGTACCAGGAGTCTTCCTCGCCGGAGGAGGGCTACATCTCGATGAACAATGCCGACACGCCCGAAGATCTGGAGACGTCGATCGCGATCAAGGTGGGCAAAGGGGCGAGCAAGGATTCGGGCGACGAATCGGAAGCGGAGCAGGACTCGGACCAGGCGGCAGTGGACGAGGCGTTGGTGGAGCAGCCAAACGATGCGAACGAAGGGAACGATGAGGAGGTGGCTGCTGAGGTCGATGCACTGGAGCAGCAGCTGGGGCAGCAGGAGCTGACCGAGGTGGAGCTGGAAGCGGCCGAAGAGGCACGGCTACGGGAGGAGCTGGACAAAACGCTGATGGAAAAGAAGAAGGCGCGGCAGGTGCGGAACGAGGACCCGAAGATTACCAAGCTAAAGGAGGCAGAT ACTGTGTCAGACATTTATAACGTAGCCGATGAGATCATCGTgctggagaagaagaagacgaagaaaggGTTCGGCAAGTGA